CATCTATACATAAGCGAGAGCTTGTCAGTTCCAATAACCGTGCTGCCTTGACCTTTTTGGGCTCATCCTCTGTTGGAGTCGTCGTCCAGAGGGTTGGGGAAAATCATGTCCAGTTGACCTCTGACATTTATGACTTCACAGACAATTCCATGGATGCAGTAGAATTGGAAATCCTTAAGTTGAGAGGTGCTTTCTTATTGCCTTCTTTTGAATTGCAGCttgacttgatcaactcgtATTTTGAACATGTCCATCCGTTGATGCCAGTGCTCAACAGGACACAGTTCATGTACAAGTTCAATGATCCCAACGATAATCCCTCGCTAATGTTGCTTCAGGCGGTGTTACTTTGTGGCTGTAGGGTTTCCCGTAATCCCCTTCTTTTTGACTCCAAAGGGTCCAGCGACCTTGCAGCTTTGACATTTTTTAGAAGAGCTAAATCATTATATGAAGCAAATTACGAAAGCGATCCAGTTTCGGTCGTTCAAACCTTGATCTTGATTGGTTCGTACTGGGAAGGACCAGAAGATGTCACGAAGAACTCGTTCTACTGGACCCGTGTAGCTGTGGGTTTGGCACAAGGTTTTGGTTTCCAGAGAGATGTTAACAACTCGAAGAACTTGACCActtctgaaaagaaaatatgGAGGAGGATTTGGTGGTGTCTTTTCGAAAAGGATCGTAATGTGGCAATTGCTTTTGGACGACCTTCTGTTATTGATTTGAATGATTGTGATGTGCCTATGCTTACtcttgatgatttcaacgaagacgacCCTGAATTAGAAATTAAGTCGCCATATCCTGTAAATGAGACCGAAGCACTTTATTTTATTCACTTGGTTAAACTTGCGGAAATCACCGGAATCATCATTAGGCACCAGTACAGTGTCAAGTCggaacaattgaagagaaagaataagTTCTCCATCATCCAACACTGTGACATGTTGATGGGTATATGGTTCACCAACTTACCTCCCCAGTTGGTTTTCTCCTTGACAGATCAGTCTACTCAGAACTTCTACTCTTGTTTGTTGAACGCGCAGTATTACAACAGATTATATCTTATTCATCGTTCCAACTTGATACGAATGGCCAAATCTTCGTCTACTGACCCCAACAACTATAAATATCCATCTTGGGGTATTTCTTTCCAGTCTGCCAGAATGATTTCCATCATCTccaagattcttcttgacgGCGATCAGATAAAGTACTGTCCAGTAATGTATGTGTACATTGCTTTCAGTGcgttggtgatgttgatCTACCATGTTGACTCTTCCAATAGTGTTATTGCCTCTACTGCTTCTGATTCGTTGTTTGTTTCCAGAGCTGTTCTTCGTGAATTAGCAGGTTACTGGCCCGTTGCTGGCGTCTTGATGAAGTTCTTTGACAAGTATGCCAACG
This Scheffersomyces stipitis CBS 6054 chromosome 3, complete sequence DNA region includes the following protein-coding sequences:
- the CTF1 gene encoding beta-1,6-N-acetylglucosaminyltransferase, contains WSC domain (cutinase transcription factor 1 alpha potential fungal Zn(2)-Cys(6) binuclear cluster domain~go_component nucleus~go_function transcription factor activity; zinc ion binding; DNA binding~go_process regulation of transcription, DNA-dependent; transcription); this translates as EKPKAFTIKYKRPRGSRACTVCRSRKVRCDAEIHIPCTNCITFGCDCVLPEVKKRGNSSQDSKPKRRQTVSISSKDKITVNDEHDHSSASDINNGSNSQPSASLEKPSDTSSSATSGASSNEPILNISSVSIPPSLTSTYKTRPSIHKRELVSSNNRAALTFLGSSSVGVVVQRVGENHVQLTSDIYDFTDNSMDAVELEILKLRGAFLLPSFELQLDLINSYFEHVHPLMPVLNRTQFMYKFNDPNDNPSLMLLQAVLLCGCRVSRNPLLFDSKGSSDLAALTFFRRAKSLYEANYESDPVSVVQTLILIGSYWEGPEDVTKNSFYWTRVAVGLAQGFGFQRDVNNSKNLTTSEKKIWRRIWWCLFEKDRNVAIAFGRPSVIDLNDCDVPMLTLDDFNEDDPELEIKSPYPVNETEALYFIHLVKLAEITGIIIRHQYSVKSEQLKRKNKFSIIQHCDMLMGIWFTNLPPQLVFSLTDQSTQNFYSCLLNAQYYNRLYLIHRSNLIRMAKSSSTDPNNYKYPSWGISFQSARMISIISKILLDGDQIKYCPVMYVYIAFSALVMLIYHVDSSNSVIASTASDSLFVSRAVLRELAGYWPVAGVLMKFFDKYANDKIKRAKVIENGTRIAEFQELHANQNDQKNGKGYFEHVSNNNAAIKKEGPYLTGNSPSGVSATSGVSPGGEIYNDYQKAQYKNPNIDELVQQYKQKDTSAQKLQKDKTVDTSPASSTQSFPNISLVTEKLPANHNFFENFEPTQLFPDIRYSYPPTRVHSPSAEASAEPIGSNVYANVRHRPTNDGSDVVDEAYPSTTPGASSYTNFIDSSFINMNLQSGIENSSLTDDIASLFNLKY